One window of the Pedobacter ginsengisoli genome contains the following:
- a CDS encoding NAD-dependent epimerase/dehydratase family protein, with protein MNRILITGGAGFIGSKLALKLMGKGYEVTVLDNLSRQIHGDNPAETSPLYRSIKDKVNFVQGSVTSKNDWQRALNGQDVVVHFAAETGTGQSMYEIQKYVDVNINGTAILLDILANQENQVKKVIIASSRSIYGEGKYNSDEHGIVYPKHRVARYMDNGDFDVKYGDSGEQLIVMATDEESKIHPSSVYGITKQNQEQMIMTVCPTLGIAPVAFRYQNVYGPGQSLKNPYTGILSIFSTQIKNGNGINIFEDGKETRDFVFIDDIVDATILGIESSEADGEVFNVGSGVAVDVVTVAKELLKNYEVEVPITITGNYRLGDIRHNYADLTKIKSKLGFEPKFTFSEGLRLFTDWVNLQEVESDNSAESINEMKTRGLYK; from the coding sequence TACTGTCCTTGATAATTTATCCCGGCAAATCCATGGAGATAATCCCGCTGAAACTTCTCCGCTTTACAGGAGTATAAAAGATAAGGTTAACTTTGTTCAGGGGTCAGTGACTTCAAAAAATGACTGGCAACGAGCCTTGAACGGGCAGGATGTTGTGGTTCATTTTGCTGCAGAAACAGGAACCGGTCAGTCGATGTATGAAATTCAGAAATATGTTGACGTCAATATTAACGGGACGGCAATTTTGCTTGATATTTTGGCAAATCAGGAAAATCAAGTAAAAAAGGTGATCATTGCCTCTTCACGCTCAATTTATGGTGAGGGGAAATATAATAGTGATGAACATGGAATTGTCTATCCTAAGCATCGTGTTGCACGATATATGGATAATGGTGATTTTGATGTTAAATATGGCGATAGTGGAGAGCAGTTAATAGTAATGGCCACAGACGAAGAATCGAAAATTCATCCATCATCAGTATATGGCATAACAAAACAAAATCAGGAACAAATGATTATGACTGTTTGTCCAACACTTGGAATAGCACCTGTGGCATTCAGATATCAGAATGTTTACGGACCTGGCCAATCCTTAAAAAATCCATATACTGGCATACTCTCAATATTCTCAACCCAGATAAAAAACGGTAACGGAATAAATATCTTTGAAGATGGAAAGGAAACACGAGATTTTGTTTTTATTGATGATATAGTTGATGCAACTATTTTGGGTATAGAGAGTTCTGAAGCAGATGGAGAGGTTTTTAACGTAGGGTCAGGTGTTGCCGTTGATGTGGTGACTGTGGCAAAAGAACTGCTGAAAAATTATGAAGTCGAAGTTCCTATCACTATAACTGGAAATTATCGCTTAGGCGATATCCGTCACAACTATGCTGACCTAACTAAAATTAAGTCAAAACTGGGTTTTGAACCAAAATTCACATTTAGTGAAGGATTGAGGTTATTTACTGATTGGGTAAATTTGCAGGAAGTAGAGTCAGATAATTCTGCTGAATCTATAAATGAGATGAAAACCAGGGGTTTATATAAATGA